The DNA sequence CGGggcttgagcccaccagggcggacgggacttgagcccaccagggcggaccggACGGggcttgagcccaccagggcggaccggACGGggcttgagcccaccagggcggaccggacgggacttgagcccaccagggcggaccagaagATCTCCACGGCggtgcagaagaccaccagagccagacagcagaccaccacggcggcgcAGATGGAGCAGGAGCCCACCGCAGAGCCTGGGAACTAGGGAGAACGGAGACACAAGGAGAAGACAGAACAGGCACAGATACAAGGACTgaggcagggaacacagaaaGCTCATAATAGGtctccatagctgtgacaggacagaacgagagttcattgacggcctccctagccgtgacaggacagaacgagagttcattgacggcctccctagccgtgacaggacagaacgagagttcattgacggcctccatagccgtgacaggacagaacgagagtttaTTGACAGCTActgctgacacctctggaggttctgcagcagctgccgccacctctggaggttctacagcagtaacctcaggacacagggagaatTTAGTAACGGTCTCTTCGACCGCCACATAACGGGTTGAGAGTACATTGCTGTGcaccaccaccatacaaggggccgGCGCGAGCCCTgccgcttctggaggttctgcagcatggaccgccacctctggagaagctacAGCGGGTGCcaccacctcgggcagttctgcggtggtgtacgcagcccaaacacaaCATAAAGCGATCCCCATCACAGGAAGCACTTCAGACaagggaatcagttcaggaacaggagggctagagtgattgggtttggggataccagctgtgcgtgcagataccagctgtgcgtgcagacaccagcggtgaatccctcacactggatatcagactgggataatgaaagactgaccttgatgatctgggtgtgtcagcccggaggtgacccgactctggaaggtcagcggagacgtgaccctgtgactctggaaggtcagcggagacgtgaccctgtgactctggaaggtcagcggagacgtgaccctgtgactctggaaggtcagcggagacgtgacccgactctggacggTGCtttgactctggacggacagctgtgacgtgctgctttGACTCTGGaaggacagctgtgacgtgctgctgtgactctggacggacagctgtgacgtgctgctgtgactctggacggacagctgtgatgtgctgctgtgactctggacggactgtgactctgggcggacagctgtgacgtgctgctgtgactctggacggacagctgtgatgtgctgctgtgactctggacggactgtgactctggacggacagctgtgacgtgctgctgtgactctggacggacagctgtgacgtgctgctgtgactctggacggacagctgtgacgtgctgctgtgactctggacggacagcgtAGACCtgaagtgactctggaaggtcagcgtaGACGGGGCAAGATTCTGGGAGATCAGTTGAGACTTGACTTAgttcatgaagatcagctttgacttggcttgattcgtgaagatcagctttgacttggcttaattcgtgacgatcaacggtgacttgacttagctcatgaagatcagctttaacttggcttgatttgtgactatcaacggtgacttgacttagcttgtgaagaccagctgtgacttgtcttgacttgtgaagattagctttgacttggcttagCTCACGaggatcagctttgacttggcttagCTCACGAGgagcagctgtgacttggcttagCTCACGAGgagcagctgtgacttggcttgactcacgaggagcagctgtgacttggcttgactcacgaggagcagctgtgacttggcttgactcgcgaagagcagctgtgacttggcttgactcgcgacgagcagctgtgacttggcttgactcgcgACGATCAACggcgacttggcttgactcgcgACGATCAACggcgacttggcttgactcgcgACGATCAACggcgacttggcttgactcgtgacgATCAGCAGTGACTTGATTTGGCTCTTTGACATTAACTGTGACTTGATTTGGCTCTTTGACATTAACTGTGGCTTGATTTGGCTCTTTGACATTAACTGTGGCTTGATTTGGCTCTTTGACATTAACTGTGGCTTGATTTGGCTCTTGACTGACAGCGATGACAAGACGGGgggttgttgtggccgccattttgcgAACAGGCTTTGCTGTCGCTGCCACTTTGTGTGTCTGCTCCAGTGTGGCTGCTATCCAACGAGAGAGTgcggtgtcgcgttcctccgcgacacccacagtgaaagCTGAACCAACAGTCCACAGAACATAATCCAAAAACTTACTCAGTGACGAACGCGGACCCTTATGAATCACTTTAGTCTTTAGAGGCTGATTAAGGCCATCACAGAAAAAGTCAATCAACATATTGTCCGGCAATTCTGAGCCATTAGCCAAAGCCAAATATTCCGCAATGTAACCCTCGAGTGATCGTGTGCCCTGCTTGAGGGCTAGCAACAAGATCGctgtgtccatacctggccatgATCCACTTGTacagccgctggatccttgtgtgcccgagtattctgtaaccgggctgacgagacgtgagacgtacggatccatatgcagactttattaggcagagacgtggtcgtacaggcagggtcagacaatggcaaacaggtataatatggacgagacaaagagtaaacagagacaagcgtgggtcgacgatcagcgTACTgaatccaaaggggcgagacaggagaggtaatccaaaacgtagcaatagtccaggcaggggaaaacacgatTAAACAAAGGCGAGGCGAGGCTAGGCgaggcgaggcaaggcaaggcaaggcaaggcaaggcaaggctaggaaaactaacagggctttgtagggcagcgataatgcatacaatactcggcgacgagggagagaaagtccagggttgaaatagtgtgtgtgattagtgatgctgtgtgatcaggtgtgcgtgtgattgatGCAATGAGTGaatggtgacagctgtgatcagtgttggatgatgggaattggagtccatgtgatgtgtggtgtgaaagtccatgtggtgagcgggtgacctctagtggtgaatgaacgggagtgcagaccagattcatGACAGGGAGATTGTGTATTGTGCATTCTGTTCAATTATCTTaacatttgtctttctgtggcacTAATAATGCCCATACTTCAAGGAGGAGGAACGCCTATAGATTGCACTCTCATTCTGTTTGCTCTGTTTATCAATCATCGAACTTCAAAGTCATTGACACCACCTGCTCATTCTTGAAGTGAACTTTTATCTGTTTGGAGGAAAGGGTTTGGACTGCTGTCTTGAGCTGAACGCGACACGTCCAGTGTGCGACCGACTTTCAGAAACGCAACAAGAAAACAGTGCAGTGAGAATGACTGATATCACCAAAATAAAACATAgcttaatttaattcaaatgaaaaaaaaaactcatttacaAATGCATCATCACACAATAGGTCTGTGCACAgcaaatgtaatgtgtgtttaatGTAAGTTAAGCCAGCACATCATGACAACGCTCACAgcaatattattattgtcacaGCGGCCCAGTAAATGTCATCACTTATGTTATTTGTGGCTTCCATCGTGACGTGAATATAAGTTAGTTagtttattagcctattttttttttttccgatAAGAGATCCCACAGTGGGCAGAACTTGTCGCAAAGTTAGAGATAACAAGGCCCGCCCATTTAGAGGAAAGATATTATTGGTCAGtttttctgtcatttgaaaTTGTGTTCTCATTGATTTTCTATTGCTTGGCCCTCTGTAAT is a window from the Onychostoma macrolepis isolate SWU-2019 chromosome 03, ASM1243209v1, whole genome shotgun sequence genome containing:
- the LOC131534198 gene encoding uncharacterized protein LOC131534198, translated to MDTAILLLALKQGTRSLEGYIAEYLALANGSELPDNMLIDFFCDGLNQPLKTKVIHKGPRSSLSKFLDYVLWTVGSAFTVGVAEERDTALSRWIAATLEQTHKVAATAKPVRKMAATTTPRLVIAVSQEPNQATVNVKEPNQATVNVKEPNQATVNVKEPNQVTVNVKEPNQVTADQSKQHVTAVRPESKHRPESGHVSADLPESQGHVSADLPESQGHVSADLPESQGHVSADLPESGHLRADTPRSSSSQALRWAPAPSAPPWWSAVWLWWSSAPPWRSSGPPWWAQVPSGPPWWAQAPSGPPWWAQAPSGPPWWAQVPSALVGSSPVRSALVGSSPVRSALVGSSPVHSALASCSASSTLVPDHSASTRTWPSIPPPVPPPLHLTPDYRLCGASGSRSLGGGLCHESGLHSRSFTTRGHPLTTWTFTPHITWTPIPIIQH